From the Lactobacillus sp. PV034 genome, the window TCGGTGAAAAGATTGCATTACGTCGTTTTGCTTTAGAAGAAAAGACTGATGATCAAGAATTTGGTGCATACCAACACAATGGTGGTCAAATCGGTGTAATTACTGTTTTAGAAGGTGCTGATGCAGAAACTGCAAAGCACTTGGCAATGCACATTGCTGCAATGAGCCCTAAGGTTATTTCACCAGACGAATTAGATGACGAATTTATTACTGAACGTTTAGCTGAAATGAACCACAAGATTGATCAAGACAACGAAAGTCGTGCATTGGTTAACAAGAAGCCTTTACCTCACCTTGTTTATGGTTCAGAAAAGCAATTAACTGATGATGTTTTGGCTAAGGCTAAGGAAGACATCAAGGCTGAACTTAAAGAAGAAGGTAAGCCTGAAAAGATTTGGGACAAGATTATTCCAGGTAAAATGCAACGTTTCATCGATGATAATACTCAAGTTGATAAGCAATACGCTGTTTTATCACAAGATTATATCATGGATGACAGTAAGACTGTTGGTCAATTCTTGGAAGAAAAGGGAGCTAAGTTAGTTGCCTTCCAACGTTTCGAAGTTGGTGAAGGTATCGAAAAGAAAGAAGAAGACTTTGCTGCCGAAGTACGTGAACAAATGAGATAATTTGTTAAATATTTTAAAAGAGTAGTGTATTTTTTACACTACTCTTTTTCTTTGCGCTTATTTCATATTCTTTTATGGTAAAATGGTAAAAGCAAAAGAGGAGGAAAAACATGAGTCAAGTTAAATATAAACGTGTAATTTTAAAAGTTTCCGGCGAAGCCTTAGCTGGCGAAAAGGGAACAGGTATTAATCCTGAAGTTATTAGTCACTTAGCCGAAGAAATCAAATCAGTTCATGATATGGGCGTTGAAATTGGTATTGTCTGTGGCGGTGGAAACATGTGGCGTGGTGAAACTGGCGCTAAAATGGGTATGGAAAGAGCACAAGCCGATTACATGGGTATGCTTGCTACAATTATGAATGGCTTAGCATTGCAAGATGGTTTAGAAAACTTAGGCGTACCAACTCGTGTTCAAACTTCAATTGAAATGCGCCAAGTTGCTGAACCTTATATTCGTAGAAAGGCAATTCGTCACTTGGAAAAGGGACGTGTAGTGATTTTTAGTGGTGGTACTGGTAATCCATACTTTTCAACCGATACTACGGCTGCCCTTAGAGCTGCTGAAATTGGTGCAGACGTAATCTTGATGGCTAAAAATGGTGTTGACGGTGTATATTCAGCTGATCCAAAAGTTGATCCTGCAGCAAAGAAATATGATGAACTAACACAATTAGATGTTATTTCTAAAGGCTTAAACGTAATGGATAAGACTGCAAGCTCACTTTCAATGGATAATAATATTCCTCTTGTTGTATTTAATGTAAATGAACCAGGCAATATTAAAAAGGTTGTCATGGGTGAAAATATCGGTACTGTAGTTAAAGGTGGTAAATAATGGGAAACGAAGCAATTGATAAAGCAAGAAGCAATATGGATAAATCTATTGCTGTTTATCAAAAAGAATTAGGTGGTATTCGTGCGGGTGTTGCAAATGCCAGCTTATTAGATGGAATCAATGTTGAATACTATGGTTCTCCAACTCCTTTGAACCAAATGGCCAGTATTTCTATTCCAGAAGCTAGAGTTTTAATGATTACTCCTTATGATAAATCAAGTTTAGATGATATCGAGCATGCAATTTTAGCTTCTGATATCGGTATTACTCCTGCAAATGATGGAACAGTAATTAGAGTGGTTATTCCCCAACTTACTGGTGAACGTCGTCAAGAAATTGCTAAACAAGTAGGTAAATTAGCAGAACAAGCTAAGATTGCCGTTAGAAATGTTAGACGTGAAGCAATGGATTCACTTAAGCGTCAACAAAAAGATGGCGACATTACAGAAGATGAACAACGTGGACTCGAAAAAAAAGTACAAAAAGTAACAGATGATGCTACTAAACGTATTGATGAGTTAGCCGACGAAAAGAGTAAAGAAATTACTCAAGGTTAAGGTCTGGACAAGTAAATGAGTAATGAAAAAAAGCCATTAAATCATTTAGCTATTATTATGGATGGTAATGGACGTTGGGCTAAAAAACGTCATAAGCCAAGATTTATGGGGCATAAGGAAGGAATGAATAATATCCGAAGAATTGCGCTGGCCGCTAATGATTTGGGTATTAAAGTTCTGACACTTTATGCCTTTTCTACTGAAAATTGGGGCCGTCCTACTGATGAGGTTAACTATTTAATGAAGTTACCAATTAATTTTTTTGATAAATTTATGCCTGAATTAATGGAAAAGAATGTTCGGGTTAATATAATGGGATATGCTGATGAGTTACCAGAAAAAACTTCTCAGATCACACAGAAAGCTATGGCTGATACCGCAAATAATACAGGCATGATTTTAAATTTCGCTTTTAATTATGGCTCTAGACGAGAAATGATTAGTGGTGTAAAGAAGATTGCCCAACAAGTTAAAACGGGTAAGCTAAGCCTTGATGAAATTAATGAAAATTTATTTGCTAAGGAATTAATGACGGCCAAGCTTGCACCGTATGAAGATCCGGATTTATTAATTAGAACTTCAGGAGAAGAAAGAATTTCAAACTTCTTGCTTTGGCAGATAGCATATACAGAATTTTCATTTACAAAAAAACTTTGGCCTGATTTTAATGAAGAAGATTTAAAAAAATTAATTGAAGAATATCAAACTCGTGATCGGAGATTTGGTAAAGTTTAATGGATTGATAAGAAAATGAAACAACGTGTAATAACAGCAGTAATTGCTTTAATATTATTTATTCCAATTGTTGTGGTCGGTGGTATATGGATTGACTTACTAACTTGCCTTTTTGCAGTAGTTGGAATTGGTGAAATTTTTATAATGAAGAAGCAAATAATTGTTTCTTGGGATTTTGTTTTAGCCTTATTAGCAACTCTAACTATCACCTTACCTAATGCATTTTTTAACTTTTTACCAGCATTTTTGAATAGATATGACATTTTCTATATTTTTGTAATGTTAATGCTCGTAAGAACTGTTGTCTCGAAAAATAAAGAAACTTTTGATGATGCAGGGGTCTACACTTTAGCAGCTTTGTATATTGGAACTGGGTTCCACTATATGGCCGCAATTAGAAATGTAAACGATGGTTATGGTTTAGCAATTCTTTGCTACGCTTTTGTAGTTGTTTGGACAACTGATATTGGGGCATATCTGATTGGAAGAAAGTTTGGTAAAACTAATCTTTGGCCAGTAATTAGTCCTAATAAAACTTGGGAAGGATCAATTGGGGCAATGATTTGTGCTGTTATTTGTGCTGCAATTTATGTTTATTTAGTTCCTACTGATAGAAATAAGGCAATGATGATAGGATTAGCATTAGTCCTTTCAATTATTGGTCAAATTGGTGACTTGGTTGAATCTGCATTTAAACGTTTCTATGGAGTTAAAGACTCAGGAAGAATATTGCCAGGGCATGGAGGAATCCTTGACAGATTTGATAGTATGCTCTTTGTTCTTCCAGTTGTAGCTTTTTTAGGAATTTTATAGGAGAAAATCGATGAAAGGAATTTTGATTTTTCTTGTCGTATTTGGAATCCTAGTTTTTGTTCACGAATTTGGACACTTTATTGTAGCTAAAAAAGCCGGAATTTTGGTCAGAGAATTTTCTATTGGTATGGGGCCAAAACTTTTTCAAGTTATGCGTAAAAAGACAACTTATACTATTAGATGGCTCCCATTGGGTGGTTATGTTCGTTTGGCTGGGCCTGATGATGCAGCAATAATTGATCCAGGGACAACTGTCGTTGTACAGTTTGACAATGACGGAAAAGTAAAAAGAATTGATGCGTCTGGATCACAAATGCCAATTTCTGGTACGCCAATTCAAGTAAGTGAAAGTGATTTAGTAGATAAGTTATATATGACTGGTTTTGAAAATGGTGATGAGGAAAAGAAGGTTACTTATCAAGTAGATCATGATGCCACTATCATTGAAAAGAATGGAACTGAATTATTAATTGCTCCTCGAGATACTCAGTTTCAGGAAGCAAGTGTTGGCAAAGAGCTGGCAACTAATTTTGCTGGGCCATTTATGAATATTGTTTTAGGCTTTGTAGTTTTTCTTATTTGGTCCTTAGTAAGTGCTGGCCCA encodes:
- the tsf gene encoding translation elongation factor Ts, coding for MAQITAKLVKELRERTGAGVMDAKKALVEVDGDMDKAVQYLHDKGMAKAAKKADRVAAEGLTGVYVNGNVAAITEINSETDFVSQNDKFVKLVNDVTKTIAEGKPADMEAAEGLDMGDGSTLGQAFVDATATIGEKIALRRFALEEKTDDQEFGAYQHNGGQIGVITVLEGADAETAKHLAMHIAAMSPKVISPDELDDEFITERLAEMNHKIDQDNESRALVNKKPLPHLVYGSEKQLTDDVLAKAKEDIKAELKEEGKPEKIWDKIIPGKMQRFIDDNTQVDKQYAVLSQDYIMDDSKTVGQFLEEKGAKLVAFQRFEVGEGIEKKEEDFAAEVREQMR
- the pyrH gene encoding UMP kinase; its protein translation is MSQVKYKRVILKVSGEALAGEKGTGINPEVISHLAEEIKSVHDMGVEIGIVCGGGNMWRGETGAKMGMERAQADYMGMLATIMNGLALQDGLENLGVPTRVQTSIEMRQVAEPYIRRKAIRHLEKGRVVIFSGGTGNPYFSTDTTAALRAAEIGADVILMAKNGVDGVYSADPKVDPAAKKYDELTQLDVISKGLNVMDKTASSLSMDNNIPLVVFNVNEPGNIKKVVMGENIGTVVKGGK
- the frr gene encoding ribosome recycling factor, which encodes MGNEAIDKARSNMDKSIAVYQKELGGIRAGVANASLLDGINVEYYGSPTPLNQMASISIPEARVLMITPYDKSSLDDIEHAILASDIGITPANDGTVIRVVIPQLTGERRQEIAKQVGKLAEQAKIAVRNVRREAMDSLKRQQKDGDITEDEQRGLEKKVQKVTDDATKRIDELADEKSKEITQG
- a CDS encoding isoprenyl transferase; its protein translation is MSNEKKPLNHLAIIMDGNGRWAKKRHKPRFMGHKEGMNNIRRIALAANDLGIKVLTLYAFSTENWGRPTDEVNYLMKLPINFFDKFMPELMEKNVRVNIMGYADELPEKTSQITQKAMADTANNTGMILNFAFNYGSRREMISGVKKIAQQVKTGKLSLDEINENLFAKELMTAKLAPYEDPDLLIRTSGEERISNFLLWQIAYTEFSFTKKLWPDFNEEDLKKLIEEYQTRDRRFGKV
- a CDS encoding phosphatidate cytidylyltransferase, whose protein sequence is MKQRVITAVIALILFIPIVVVGGIWIDLLTCLFAVVGIGEIFIMKKQIIVSWDFVLALLATLTITLPNAFFNFLPAFLNRYDIFYIFVMLMLVRTVVSKNKETFDDAGVYTLAALYIGTGFHYMAAIRNVNDGYGLAILCYAFVVVWTTDIGAYLIGRKFGKTNLWPVISPNKTWEGSIGAMICAVICAAIYVYLVPTDRNKAMMIGLALVLSIIGQIGDLVESAFKRFYGVKDSGRILPGHGGILDRFDSMLFVLPVVAFLGIL